Below is a genomic region from Dehalococcoides mccartyi.
GAAGCCAGGGCAACCACGGTAAATCCCGTTGGTGGTTCTGTATCTCACAACGATGATGTCGGAAATATCGATGAGACAGTGCAGGCAAATGGTGATACGGGAAATGATATAACGCTTCTCCCGGCCGATGGCTCTATCAATGATTACTGTGCCATGGGACATGCTGGGCTCTTTGATGCTGTGTCCGTTCTGGTCGGACAGGCAGGCGCTAATTACACCCTTGCCTATGAATATTCCAGGGGTGCCGGGATATGGGGAACACTGACAATTAAACACAACAGCACCAACGATTGGAAAGCGGCGGGAAAGGGCTGGCTTACTTTCGCTCGTCCTTCAGACTGGGCAACTGATACTCTCGCCGGATTAACCCTCTACTGGATAAGGGCGCGGGCTGCCAGCATCAGCGGTGGTTTTGTCCAGCCTTTAGGGACCCGGGCATGGATATTGGTTTACGCTTAGGAGATTACGATGACTGAAATGTTTTTAGAAACCGAATACGAAGAAATGAGAAAGCTGGCCAAGAAGCTGCATATTCTGCTTCCAGAGGCTTTCTGGGAGTTTGAGGTCAGGGATATGCGAAATCGCATAACTTTTCACTCGAAGCAAAGAAGCCATAGCTGGGTAAGAAATGCTTATAACCTGATGGTCTGCCAGGCTGCGGCGGTACCAGGTGATTCCGCGGTTGGATTAGCGATTGTTGATACTGGCGGATCCACCAGGTCGGATACCACCACACAACCTGCATCCGGTTTATCCAGTGGCGGCGCCAGTAACTCGAGCATTTACGTGAACCTTACTAACGGTATTTATGCCGGTGCCGGGATTGACACTTTTGGAATCGTTGTTGGGACCGGCAATAACCCGGAAAGCCTCGAAAGTTATGCCCTGGGGACGAAGATAGCCAGCGGAAACCTAGCTGGCCAGCTTTCTTATAGCGCTACTGATCCACCCGCCATATCTACGGTCGGAACTACCAAGACCGTTGCCTGGGTGAGGTATTTCAACAATAACAGCGGCGGGGCAATCATTGTGATTGAAGCAGGTGTGTATACAAAGGGGACTTACGATAACTCGTCGGCTACTTTCATGATGTGCCGCGATTTGCTGGCGGGTGGCGTCAATGTCCCGAATACAGGTCAGTTGAAAGTGACCTACACACTACAGCTTACTTACCCGGCTTAGGAGGATATTCCGTGGCACAATATGCGGACATCATCGAAATAATTGCTCCCAGCCAGGTAGCATCGGGTAGCAGGGTGGATATAACTATCAGGGTAAAAAACACTTACTCCGGGGTGATATCTATCATGGTCGGGGGCGCACTGGAATATGGCGTCTCACCCTGGCCGGGAATTGATTTCCCGGAGAACTGGGCGAATGTGGATGGCGGGGCGGTCCATTCATTCAGCGGGTGCTTCATGATGCCGGATGCCCCGGTGACCATCCATGCCTACAGTTACTGGTACGGCGCCGACGGCTACTGGCATTTCGATGACGAGATGACGAAAACCATCAACCTGTCGGCGCTGACGCCCCAGGTGAGCGAGTTTAAGATAGCAGACTTCTACAAAGTGTAAGGAGGCACACCATGAAATTGAAAACACTGTCTATAGACCTCGGAGAGTTTAAGGCTCTCCAAGAAAGTGCTCAGGGACAAATGCCGGAGCCGTCCGCGGCTGGCTGGTATATTGACCCGCGTACCGGGGAACATGTTTTTTATGACCCGGATAGCCACAAGTTCTATACCCTGGCGGGCGGCATCTATATCCCCTTGGGCTATATGAATCCGGCCCCGAAGCAGGTAACTTTGGCCCCGGGGGAAAAGCTCAGGATAAACATATCCTTCAAGTATTCGGGACCGGCAATCAGCAGCGCCATCTGTTATTACTCCATCGGAGTCTACGGACTATTCGGCTTTGATGAGAAGATGGTGGGGCAGAACTCGAAGAGCCTTCCCCAGTATACGACGCCGACCCAGGTAACTGACTCATATACGTTCACTCTGCCGACGAATGTGGGCAATGACTGGGACGACATCTACTGCAAGATATACGGCGGCTCACCGGGTGTTCCTCAAACCCTGTTTGGTTATGAGCAAGCCCTGCTAATTGTGGGCAAAGACCCGACCATCAGTGAGTTCATGATTGCAGATTTTGCCAAGGTGTAGGAGTAGAGCATGCCACTTGAAATAGTCTTTGCACCGATGGTGCTTGAGCCAGGAACGTTCAACGTAGGGGATAAGGTCCGGGTGACCGTCTCCTTCAAGTACTTCATCGGTGTGAACACCACCGTAAAGCTGCTGGCTGGTCCCTACTACACAAACCTTTTCGGCAAGCACATGGTTAGCACGTGCGTGGGACAGGCTGATGTCCAGCTGCCGGCCTCTTCCACACCGGCTGATGGAATCGCCACGGTGGATTTCATACTCGTTGCTAAATCTCTGGGTGGCATTGAGAACGGCACCTACGGGTTAAGAGTTTGGATTGAGGATACCAGCGCTATTGCGGAGCAGGATAACGTCATCATCGTCTCCGGTAATACCAGCGGTGGGGATATGTTTTCGTCGATGATGCCGATGGTAATGATGTTGATGATGATGGGCATGATAATGCCGATGACCCAGCAAATGGGTGAGGGAGTCGAGGAATAGTGAAAGCCTACCTGGAACCGGAAGAGGTGGAACGGCTTGAGCAGTCGGCAGAATATCTGCGGGACAGGCTGCTTATCCGTTTGCTCTTTCACCTCGGTTGCCGTGTCTCCGAAGCTTTGGGGATCAAGGTAAGCGACATCGACTTCAAACAGGGCTTGGTAACCATCCAACACCTGAAGCAGCGAATTAAGCTCTCTTGCCCGAAATGCAGCGCCAGGTTGGGGAAAGGACACAAGTTTTGCCCTGTTTGTGGGCATAAGGTGGAGAAAGCGGTTGCGGATGAGAAAGAGCACCGCAAGTTCCGCAATATACCTTTAGAAACAAACACCCTGGGAATGCTGAGGGAATATATT
It encodes:
- a CDS encoding tyrosine-type recombinase/integrase, which produces MKAYLEPEEVERLEQSAEYLRDRLLIRLLFHLGCRVSEALGIKVSDIDFKQGLVTIQHLKQRIKLSCPKCSARLGKGHKFCPVCGHKVEKAVADEKEHRKFRNIPLETNTLGMLREYIKRGGASFKKGNQHLFNLTRHRAWQIVKECAERARLPGLINPESGKVHNVSPHKLRDAFAVHAVKLDDSGDGIRLLQEHLGHQSITTTMKYRKVSGEEQKEWYEKLWQGGKQNG